GTCTTCATACGGCGGCCCCTGGCGCCCCTCGTCTCCCGGTCCGTCCCTGTGCCCTTCTCTGTGCCCTTCTCTGCGCCCTTCCCCGTGTCCTTCCCCTTGTCCCCCTTGTCCCTCGTGGTCGTCGGGTGCCTGGAACCGGCCCGCTCCGCTCACACCGCACCCCCGTGTGCCGGCGGTGCCGCGGCGTCGTGGGCGGTGGAGAGCAGTTGCAGGCCGAGGCGGAGCCGGCGGCGGGCCTCGTCCTCGGTGACGCCGAGGTCGACGGCGGTCTGGCGGTAGTCCCGGCGCTGGAAGTAGGCGAGGTCGAGGGCGGCGCGCAGCGGGGCGGGCATGGAGTGGACGATGTAGTCGGCGCGGGCGGCGACCGAGGCGTGGCGCACCTTGCGCTCCAGGTCCGCCAGGGAGCCGCCGCCCGGCGGCAGCGCGGCGGTCTCACTGACCCGCAGCCGCTCCACGGCGAGCCGGTGGGTGACCCCGGCGACCCAGGTGCGCAGCGGGCCGTGCTTCGGGTCGTAGCTCTCGGGGTGTTCCCAGACGTGGGCGAAGACCTCGCGGGTGAGGGTGTCGGCGGCCTTCTCGTCACCGAGGACGCGGTGGGCGAGGCCGTGCACGAGCGAGGCGAACCGGTCGTACAGCTCGCCCAGGGCGGCCGCCTCGCCGCGGGCGAGCCGCTGCTGCATCTTGCGGTCCCAGCGGGGCGGTACGTCCTTCTTGGCCATGCGGTCCCCTCCCCTCACCCGTGTCCGGTCCGTCCAGCCTGTCTGCACCGTCTTCTCGAATGTAGTCGGCACCTCTGACAGTGCACGCCCCTTTGTGTCAATGTGCGCTCCCCGATGCGCCGCAGGTGATAGTGCCCCCTTCACATAACCTGCACATAAGGAGTGCACAGGTCTGATCGAACAGGATCGATAGTGACCGAAACAAGCCCCTTGCCGATCACGTCTAGTTTGCTGCCCGACGTTTCAGGGAACCGCCGCTGGGCAGCCGCGCGAAAGCAAACGTAGGAACCGCTTCCGTTTCCTGGCGGTTCCGTGAGTTCCGGCGAGCGGAGGGGCATGGCCGTGGCATTCAACGTGACCGGCGTCGAACAGGGCGAGTGGGCCGTGCTCCGGGTGTCCGGGGAACTGGACCTGATGACCTCGCCGATATTGCGTCAACGTGTGCACGACGTCGTCGCCGAGGGACACCACAGCCTCGTCGTGGACCTCTCGGACGTGTTCTTCTGCGACTCCAGCGGGGTCGGCGTCCTCGTCGCCGCCCGCCGGCTGATCCGCTCCTGTCAGGGCCGGCTCCGGCTCATACTGCCCGACCGGGGCGCCGACGACGGCTCGCACGTCAACCGGGTCCTCGGCGCGCTCGGCGTACGCCGGCTCTTCGACGTCCGCCCCGACCTCGAGGCCGCGACGGCCGACGAGGCGGGCCCGCTCTCCGCCTGACCGCGGGGCGCGACCGAAGCCCGCACCTTTGCGACAAGGCCACACTGTTGTCGCAGAATTCCCCCGGTCTTGGCACAACCGCCGGTTTTGCGCCGCCCGACGGCCACCCGCGTCATACGCTCGCTGCCAGGTGAGTCACGCACCCGTACGCCACACCCGTACGACGCACACGTAAGGCGGTCCGAACACACATGGTCAGTACCGAGTACGAGCGCAGGATCGCCGCCCGGTTCGCCACCTTCGACCAGGACGGCAACGGCTGGATCGACCGCGAGGACTTCAGCGCGGCGGCCAAGGCGCTCCTCACCGAGTTCGCCGTGACCGCCCGCTCCGACAAGGGGCAGGCGCTGTACGCCGGCGCGGAGGCGTTCTGGCAGGGCATGGCCGGGATCGCGGACCGGGACGGCGACCAGCGGATCAGCCGCGAGGAGTTCGTCAGCGGCGCGGTCAAGCGGCTGCGCGACAACCCGGGCCGCTTCGCCGAGATCGCCCGCCCGTTCCTGCACGCGGCTCTGGCGGTGGCGGACGAGGACGGGGACGGCCGGATCGGCGTCGCCGACACGGCCCGCGTCCTGCGTGCTCTTCACGTCCAGGCGGACACCGCTCGCAGCGCGGCCGAGTTGCTGGACGCGGACACCGACGGCACGATCACGGAAGCGGACCTGGTCCCGGCCATCGCCCGCTACTTCACCATCGCCGAGTAGCCGCGACCGCGTAGCCGCGACTGCATGGCTGCTGCCGCTCTCAGGCGAAAACGACCGTACGGCGGCCGTTGAGCAGAATCCGCCGCTCCGCATGCCACTTGACGGCCCGCGCCAGCGCCTGGCACTCCACATCGCGCCCGATGGCCACCAGCTGGTCGGGCGTCACGTCGTGCCTCACGCGCTCGACCTCCTGCTCGATGATCGGCCCCTCGTCGAGGTCGGCCGTCACATAGTGGGCCGTGGCGCCGATCAGCTTCACACCGCGCGCGTGCGCCTGGTGATACGGCTTCGCGCCCTTGAAGCTCGGCAGGAAGGAGTGGTGGATGTTGATGATCCGGCCGCTGAGCTGCTTGCACAGGTCGTCCGAGAGGACCTGCATATAGCGGGCCAGGACGACCAGTTCGACGCCCTCCTCGCGGACGAGCTCCAGCAGTTGGGCCTCGGCGTCCGCCTTCGTGTCCTTCGTCACCGGGATGTGGTGGAAGGGGATGTTGTAGGAGCCCACCAGCTCCTCGAATTCGGTGTGGTTCGAGACCACGCCCACGATCTCCACCGGCAGCGCGCCGATCCGGGCCCGGAACAGCAGGTCGTTCAGGCAGTGCCCGAACTTGCTGACCATCAGCACGATCCGCATCTTCGCGTCGGCCCGGTTGAGCTGCCAGTCCATGTGGAAGGAGTCACCGATCGCCGCGAAGCTCGCCCGGAGCTTGTCCACCGTCACCGGCGCGTCGGCCGAGAAGTGGACGCGCATGAAGAACAGACCCGTGTCGTGGTCGCCGAACTGCTGGCTGTCCTCGATGTTGCAGCCGGTCATGAAGAGGTAGCTCGACACGGCGTGCACGATGCCCTTCTTGTCCGGGCAGGAGAGCGTGAGGACGTACTGGTCGGCCGGTGCGGCGGCGGCCGCGGACTGCTCGTTCATGCACTACAGGTTCTCATGGCAGCCGCCCGCCGTGGGCGATCGTCCCGCAGGGCGGGACGGGTCGGCACGGCCCCCGCCTACGCGGTCCGCGTCATGATCTGCAGTACTTCCAGACTGCGCGGCGGTGTGTCGGGATCGTCGCCGTCACTCGCCGCGAGGCGCATGTGCGCGTCCCGCGCCGCCCGCACCGCATCCGGCCACCCCTGGTGCTCGAGGTACGCGGCGACCGGCGCATCGGGGCCGACCTGGTGCATGATCCGCAGCACCCGCAGCACGGCGGTGTCCACGAGCGCCGCCTCCTGGGAGTCACGGAAGATCGTGCCGACGTACTTCTCCGCGGACCAGTTGTCCAGCCAGGTGTCCTCCACCAGCCGGTAGACAGCGTCGGTGACGTCGCCGTACCCGTCCACGCCGGCCAGCCAGACGTTCCGCTGGAAGTCCTGGTCGGAGAGCATGTGCAGCGCCGAGCGCACATTGCTGCGCCAGCGCCACCACGGCATGTCGCTTAGAGGCATGCCGCCCATGGTGAAGGAGCGACGGCCACGACGGGAAGAGTTCTCCGAACCTTGCACAGTCATCGATCGTACGTTCCCCGTCACACCGGCCTCACCGACCCCCGTAATTCACTCGGGTGTCACCTTTCGTTGACCCTGGGTCACTCCTCGGTTCGCGGTGTGAGGGAATCGTGCGGAGGCATGACCGGCAGGCGACGCACCGTTAGTACTTTCCTCCACTCCTCCTCCCGCCCCGGCAGAGCCACCGCCCTGACGGCGGGCGCCGTGGCTCTCTGTGCGTCGCTCACCGCCGGATGCGGGGTCATCCCCGGTGCCACGGGGGGCTCCGGGGATGACCCGGTCAAGGTCATGACCTGGGCGCCGGAGGACACCAACTCGACCAACAAGCCCGGCATGCCCGCGATGGCCCTCGCCTATGCCAAGTGGATCAACGCGCACGGCGGCATCAAGGGCCACAAGCTCGAGGTCCTGACCTGCAACGACCACAACAACGCCGTGGACGCCGCCAAGTGCGCCCGGCGCGCGGCCGACGAGAACGTGGTCGCGGTCGTCGGCTCCTACAGCCAGTTCGGCGACTCCTACCTCGCCCCGCTGGAAGGCGCCGGCATCCCCTACATAGGCGGCTACGGCGCCACCAACGCCGAGTTCACCGGCCAGATGTCGTACCCGGTCAACGGCGGCCAGCCCGCCCTGCTGGCCGGACTCGGCAAGGCCCTCGCCGCCACCTGCGGCAACATCTCCCTGGTCCGCCCGGACAGCATCGCGGGCGACGAGCTGCCGGTGCTGCTCGGCTCCGGGCTGAAGGCGGGCGGGCACGCGAACGCGGACGACCATCTCGCCGCCGAGGACGCCACCGAGTACAGCGACCAGTCCGATCAGGCGCTGGCGGGCGCCACCAAGGGCGGGCCGAAGAAGGGCTGTGTGGTGCCCGCGCTCGGGGACCGCACCGACACCTTCATGGACTCCTTCCGCCGGGCCCGCGAGAACTACCCCGCCGTACGGCTCGGGACCGTGCTCGGCAGTGTCGACCAGACGGTGATCAACGCCACGGGCGGCGCGTCCGGGCCGTACGAGGGCGCGTACATCACCGGCTGGTATCCGCCGGCGTCCGACGCCCGCTGGGACACGATGAAGAAGGTGATCAACGAGGAGGCATTCGGCGACAACCGCATCGACCCCGCGGACGCCGGAGTGCAGACCACCTGGATCGCCTACACCGTGCTGAAGGCCGTCCTGGAGAAGATCGGCGACGGCGACGTGACCGCCGACAGCGTGCGGCACACCCTCGACGGCGGCCTGCGGGTCTCCACCGGCGGTCTCACGCCGACCCTGCAGTGGCCCTACGAGGGCAAGCTCTCCGCGGTCGGCTTCCCGAGGATGGTCAACGCCGACGTCACCCTCCAGGTGGTGCAGGACGGCCAGCTGGTCGCGGCCCGCAACGGCATCGGCGGCCGGACCGGCATCAGCGACATGACCGGCACACTGGACGGCGCCGACGTGCAGTGACGCCGGCGCCGTCCGTCAGAGCTGGGTGGGATCGCGCTCGGTCAGGCCGTACTTCCGGGCGATCGCGTTCCACAGCGCCGCCGCCTTCACCTTCTGCGCGCTGGCGGTGCCGCTCTCCCGGTTGCCGGCCTCGGCCTCGTTCGTGCTGCGCGCGTGACCCTTGCGGCAGACCTTGTGCCCCTTGGCCTGCCCGGCCCACGCCGCGTAGTGGTTGTCGGCCGCGGCGGACGCCTGCCAGGCCTTGGTCAGCGCGTCGGTGAGGTCGCCATTGTTCGGCAGCTTGTCGACGGTCAGCTTGCCGAGCCGGGTGACCAGCTCGCCCCGCTGCGTGGCCGCGGAGTGCAGGTCGGAGGCGGCCCCGTCGAGGTTGTTGCACTGCTTGACGTCGGCCACGGCCTTGATCACCGTGGCGCGGCTGCTGCCGCTGTCGGAGAGCAGCTTGTCCAGCTCGACCGCCTGCGCCCGGGCCTGATCGCCGCCCGCCGAGGACGAGCCCGGCGCCTGG
The genomic region above belongs to Streptomyces sp. CG1 and contains:
- the purU gene encoding formyltetrahydrofolate deformylase, encoding MNEQSAAAAAPADQYVLTLSCPDKKGIVHAVSSYLFMTGCNIEDSQQFGDHDTGLFFMRVHFSADAPVTVDKLRASFAAIGDSFHMDWQLNRADAKMRIVLMVSKFGHCLNDLLFRARIGALPVEIVGVVSNHTEFEELVGSYNIPFHHIPVTKDTKADAEAQLLELVREEGVELVVLARYMQVLSDDLCKQLSGRIINIHHSFLPSFKGAKPYHQAHARGVKLIGATAHYVTADLDEGPIIEQEVERVRHDVTPDQLVAIGRDVECQALARAVKWHAERRILLNGRRTVVFA
- a CDS encoding sigma-70 family RNA polymerase sigma factor: MAKKDVPPRWDRKMQQRLARGEAAALGELYDRFASLVHGLAHRVLGDEKAADTLTREVFAHVWEHPESYDPKHGPLRTWVAGVTHRLAVERLRVSETAALPPGGGSLADLERKVRHASVAARADYIVHSMPAPLRAALDLAYFQRRDYRQTAVDLGVTEDEARRRLRLGLQLLSTAHDAAAPPAHGGAV
- a CDS encoding ABC transporter substrate-binding protein; the encoded protein is MTGRRRTVSTFLHSSSRPGRATALTAGAVALCASLTAGCGVIPGATGGSGDDPVKVMTWAPEDTNSTNKPGMPAMALAYAKWINAHGGIKGHKLEVLTCNDHNNAVDAAKCARRAADENVVAVVGSYSQFGDSYLAPLEGAGIPYIGGYGATNAEFTGQMSYPVNGGQPALLAGLGKALAATCGNISLVRPDSIAGDELPVLLGSGLKAGGHANADDHLAAEDATEYSDQSDQALAGATKGGPKKGCVVPALGDRTDTFMDSFRRARENYPAVRLGTVLGSVDQTVINATGGASGPYEGAYITGWYPPASDARWDTMKKVINEEAFGDNRIDPADAGVQTTWIAYTVLKAVLEKIGDGDVTADSVRHTLDGGLRVSTGGLTPTLQWPYEGKLSAVGFPRMVNADVTLQVVQDGQLVAARNGIGGRTGISDMTGTLDGADVQ
- a CDS encoding STAS domain-containing protein: MAVAFNVTGVEQGEWAVLRVSGELDLMTSPILRQRVHDVVAEGHHSLVVDLSDVFFCDSSGVGVLVAARRLIRSCQGRLRLILPDRGADDGSHVNRVLGALGVRRLFDVRPDLEAATADEAGPLSA
- a CDS encoding EF-hand domain-containing protein → MVSTEYERRIAARFATFDQDGNGWIDREDFSAAAKALLTEFAVTARSDKGQALYAGAEAFWQGMAGIADRDGDQRISREEFVSGAVKRLRDNPGRFAEIARPFLHAALAVADEDGDGRIGVADTARVLRALHVQADTARSAAELLDADTDGTITEADLVPAIARYFTIAE